The stretch of DNA aggtgccggtcggaccaccgacgagggaactggagtcggctgggccaccggcgaagcaggtgccggtcggaccaccgacgagggaactgGAGTCGGCTGGTGATCAGGCTGGctgctagcagcgctagcaggccggggatcAGGCAGGTGGGCAGGCACAAAGCTAGTAGCACTAGCTGGCCTGGGATCACGCTGGTTGCAGACCGGTCGCTGCTGGTGACCTGGTCGCCTCCGATGACCACCACGGGAACCCGAAAAGATGGCCAGGCGACTTCCCTCGAAGGAGGACTCCGGGGGGAGCCTAGCCTCCAGGCTAACAGGCCATAGGCTAGCTGGTCGACTCCGAGCTGGGTGGCTGACTGGTTGGGAACTAGCAATCCTAGGGCTCTCTGGTTCTaacgaagctggtgttggtTGGTCCACCGACGGGGATGATGCAGGTGCCAGTCTCTTGGCCGCTTGTCGTCGTGGCCTATGTCGTCCTCCAGCTGGCCTCACTGGAGGTGGATCCCACGCAGAGTTCGACGAGGTGCGAGCCTCCAGGCTAGTAGGCCCAGAACCGGAGCTGTGTAGGTCTGCTAGCAGCCCGCTAGCAGACCGGTCTCCCTCCGACCAGTGGTTGGTTGGCTGGGGACACTCCGTCTGTTCACTCTCTGGCTCCAAAGGTAAGTCCAACAGAAAGGCAGCCAGAGAGCTGGAAGTCCAAGAATCCCCAACCAACCTGGAAGTTTGAGCCAACTTGGAGGGGGATGGAGCAGGCAGATGACTAGCCCCTGCAGTGGTAGCAGGCCAGGAAACAGGCAGGGAGCTAGCCGCTGGAGCGCTAGCAGGCTGGGAAA from Micropterus dolomieu isolate WLL.071019.BEF.003 ecotype Adirondacks unplaced genomic scaffold, ASM2129224v1 contig_11838, whole genome shotgun sequence encodes:
- the LOC123965916 gene encoding skin secretory protein xP2-like, with the protein product MTRPKMDPADIVRLPSTWEALGVPKQELVEEESQFFDLLSVMWRTDPEMALLVASSRWKKTFVFETVSKLCSITPQCVTAKPASPEPRPAGCMQGSIHPSFLASAASRQPDPWPASAASRQPDPCSASAASSRLYVPQPASRSVRLGTISLYSHSPSLPFSQPASAPAASSLPVSWPATTAGASHLPAPSPSKLAQTSRLVGDSWTSSSLAAFLLDLPLEPESEQTECPQPTNHWSEGDRSASGLLADLHSSGSGPTSLEARTSSNSAWDPPPVRPAGGRHRPRRQAAKRLAPASSPSVDQPTPASLEPESPRIASSQPVSHPARSRPASLWPVSLEARLPPESSFEGSRLAIFSGSRGGHRRRPGHQQRPVCNQRDPRPASATSFVPAHLPDPRPASAASSQPDHQPTPVPSSV